From a region of the Pontixanthobacter gangjinensis genome:
- a CDS encoding MerC domain-containing protein, with translation MRHVLPLIRSRLDRAGIVLSGLCAAHCLLSILIVSALGIGGEFFFAPAIHRVGLAIALVIAAVAIGWGALQHRRAVPFVVAMMGLTFMGAALAVPHGMHEVVLTVIGVTLVSAGHILNLRSHLPAAD, from the coding sequence ATGCGGCATGTACTTCCCCTGATTCGTTCGCGGCTCGACCGCGCTGGAATAGTCCTTTCCGGGCTTTGTGCCGCTCATTGTCTGCTAAGCATTCTTATCGTTTCTGCCTTGGGAATTGGCGGTGAGTTCTTTTTCGCGCCTGCGATCCACCGCGTAGGCCTCGCGATTGCGCTGGTGATTGCAGCGGTCGCAATCGGTTGGGGCGCGCTCCAGCATCGGCGGGCAGTGCCGTTTGTGGTTGCGATGATGGGGCTCACCTTTATGGGCGCGGCACTGGCTGTGCCGCACGGTATGCACGAAGTGGTTTTGACAGTGATCGGTGTGACGCTGGTTTCGGCAGGGCACATCCTCAACTTACGCTCGCACTTGCCTGCGGCTGATTGA